ggtttatTCAACTTACTCCTTTTTCCGCAATTTTGAAGCATATGATCACGTCTACAACCATATTTGCTGATGCCTGATAGTGTAAAGATTTTTTTAACACTGTCAGTAATTCTAAAATGTGATGATAGCATGTTATACCATATTTACCGGATTACTAATTAATGCTTGTCAAAAGAGAATTACCTAATAACTAACCCGATTAAGTAAATATCTTTTATACTGTGAGTGATtgcatagaacttaaactcaAGTCATTATTCTAACAAGTCACTCCCAAGTTCGTGATCATGAAAGTATCCTCAGTTTCAAATGCTCTCTATTCAACCTATAGACTGCTAAATATGAAGTATCCCTTAGTGTAGCGCAATTTTATAGCTATCTTGAAGCGGGAAGAAAGAATTTGCTTCATGTTTACTAGCCAGTCTGTTGTAAATGATATATGGATACATAAAAGAGAGATTAATACTATTTTTTAGTTCCCATAATCAACTTGCAACTAAGATTTAAAGAATTATTCTACAGGAAAAGTTTTTAAGGATATTGTTGGAAGTGCATATTATGTGGCTCCTGAGGTGTTACGGTATAACTATGGGACGGAGATAGACATCTGGAGTGCTGGAGTCATTTTATACATTCTGTTGAGTGGTTTTCCTCCTTTCTCGGCTGGTAAGTGGAATTTTTGCCTAGAACAGTAGCTTAGTTTTTTGGACTAAACAAACTAAAAGCCACTCTTAACATGGTATTATATCGTCTGCTTTGGACAGTTTTTCCCAAAAGACCTTATACTATAATGAGTATTTTCTTATCAACTTCCAGTATGGAATTTTGTTCGCACACCCAATATTAGTTGATCAACAACTTGTGTTTACAATTCTCTTGTATATCAGAGACCGAAGAAGGAATATTTGAAGAGATACTTAAAGGCCATGTGGATCTTGAAAGCCCTCCCTGGCCTTTTATATCTGCCTCAGCGAAGGATCTTGTCAAGAAAATGTTGACAGTGGATCCTAAGAGAAGGATCACTGCACATCAAGCCCTCGGTAAGTGGACATACAAATGTTAGCTTCTATCGATAAATCTGCAAAGTTGTAAGCCTTATTCAAGTAATACGGTGAGGATATTTCCCCAGTATCAGATGCAAGATGGACTCTATTCTCGTGTGATATCTCTCACTGATGCTTCTGTCTCACAAATGATTTATATATAGACACATAATTCAAGTTTGTCACATTTTAGATTATTGTACAATTTTTTTGTATCGCAATAAAATATGAATCTTGATACATGAACCAGAACATCCATGGCTGAAGAAAGATGGTGAGGCATCGGACAAGCCTATCGATAGTGCTGTTTTGGTCAGGATGAAGCAATTCAGAGCAATGAACAAGATGAAGAAGCTTGCCCTCAAGGTAATAACCACTTGGCTTAACATGTCTCCAGGATATTGTCAATAAGATTTAAAGCCCCTTTTAGGTGTCTGTTGCTCCCACAAGATTTCCAAGTGCATATTGTATAGTTTCATATAAGAAAAGCGATGAGATACTTAGTATATCCGTTCGTTAGTATCTTATTCCTTTCTCCCCCCCTGATGATGTAGTATCTACTGCTTAAAGGTTATTGCAGAGAATTTATCAGAAGAAGAAATCAAGGGACTTAAACAAATGTTTAGCAACATAGATACTGATGGAAGTGGTACAATCACATATGAAGAACTTAAAACTGGATTATCTAGGCTAGGATCCAAGCTCACTGAAGCAGAAATAAAGCAGCTGATGGAAGCAGTAAGATTTTGCAATCTTTTGATTTTCCTAAGATCAAATTTTATATGCAGTCAAAGTTAAAACAAAAGCCTGCTTCATATAACAAAATTAAGTTTTTCCTTCAAATTATTCCTCTTTCAGGCTGATGTTGACAAAAGCGGGACTATAGATTACATCGAGTTCATTACTGCTACAACGCATCGACACAGACTTGAAAGAGAAGAAAACTTGTTCAAGGCTTTTCTGTATTTTGACAAGGATTGTAGTGGGTATGTATTCCCCATCTTCTTGCAAATATGTTTGTTCAAAGTAATACTTGATTTTTAACCGGGGATCATACTGCTTCTTTTGGAATCACCAGATTTATAACAAGAGATGAGCTCAGACATGCTATGACCGAGTATGGAATGGGGGATGAAGCTACAATCGATGAAATTCTTGATGACGTTGACACAGATAAAGTTGGTTATTCTCATAAGCTATATCTCATATTCTAATTTCTTTTCCAGGATTTTTGTTATATATGTGGTTTGCTTAAACTATGCAGGATGGGAAAATTAACTATGATGAGTTTGTTGCAATGATGAAAAGAGGTACGGTTGATGGTGAAGGAAATCATTGATACGTTAACCATTATGCTCTTGCCTTCATTTCTTGCAAATGTGGATCAACTTGAGTGTAAAATGGCAAACATTCTCTATCAATAAGATCTTTCACTAGTTGAATTTGGGTTGTTTAGTTTGCTCAAGCTGACCTTGTTTATAGTAACTGCATTTGTACTATACCAAGAATAAGATCCCTTTACAATGAAGTGCACCTTACCTTATCCTTTGCAGTGGAGAATAATTTTTCAATTGGTTTCGATATGTAAAAGTTTGCTAGTTATTgttgtgaaaatggattaaaggAAACTTACCTAGTAGTAGGGAAGGCAGCCCGGTACACAaagctcccgctatgcacggGGTCCAGGATCCCGCTATGCACGGGGTCCAGGAAGGGcaggtctattgtacgcaatcttaccctgcatttctgcaagagactgtttATACGGTtcgaacccatgacctcctggtcacatgacaacaactttaccagttacgccaaggctccccttcttaCCTAAAAGtagtataattttattattttccatCTCAATTGTGAAACACACAACAACAAAcgacccagtataatcccactagtggggtctgggaagggtagtttgtacgcagagcTTACTCCTACCCTAgaatagagaggctgtttccgatagaccctcggctccctccctccgagaactccccaccttgctcttgggatgactcgaactcacaacgtcttggttggaagtggagggtgcttactaCTAGAGCAACTCATTCTTGTATCAATTGTGAAACACACAAACCTCTTAAATCCCAAGCTATATAAAGAACTATGTAACTCCACGAACTTATGATTATATCCTCAAAAAGACATACTATTATAATAAAAGATTCAGGGGATTTGAATAGAAACAAGTTAACTATTACACATGATAAAGAGGCTAATCAGAATTAGTTAACAGTAACTTTGCCAACCATTCCAGCTCCCTGGTGAGGTGCACAGTAAAAAGTGTAGGTTCCTTTCTCACTCAAAGTGACAGAGTAAGTCTCCCCTGGTCCATTGAGAAGGTCCTCTTCAGACATTGAAATCTTAGATGCATCAACACCAGCTGGGATTTCATCTTCATCAAATACAACGTTGTGGGGGAAACCGGCATTGTTCTTGAACGTAATTTTCTCACCGGCGCTAACGCTGAAGTTTCCAGGAACAAAAGCAAGACCGCCATCATCGCTACCAAGCAATACTTCAATTGCTAAGGCATTGCTAGCTAGTATTGCACTTGCAGCTGTAGCAACTACAACTGCACCTACATCTTTTACTGAAGCCTTTACTACCATTTTGGATGTTTGGTTGGTGGACACCATTTTCGCTACATTGCTAATTTTGGAACATGTACCGGATTTAAGGCCACTGAATGATGGGATAGTTACTGCAGCAGAGGTTACACTGGCCATTGTCTTGCTTTTCACTATTCTTGTTACTTCTCTAACTGGCTAAGTGAAAACTTGGGATCAAGAAAGATAAGGAGGGATGATGAGGTTATATTATGTGTCAGATTGAGAAGGAATATGGATTTTTTTGATGTGTGGTGTGTGTTTGTGGATGTGTATGTGGTGAAATGATGAGTTATTATCTGGTAGGAAGGAATGCTATTGGTAGAGACGGATTATATACTCTGACGTGGAAATGGAATTATATCACTAGGAGAATTTGTGAGATGGAAAGTAAAAGAGTATTGGGCtaccaaaaattaaattttttgccTTAGTTCTTCAGATTAAAGGATCCTGGGACTAGGTTGGGGTTTTAGTgaatcataatttttttttaataatcgtGATGTCCGAGTCAGCTTGCCCACGCCTCGACTAATTCCACCTAATTACATGTTATCTTCCAAATTGGCAATTTCTGTCTTCAACTTGAACTATATTTAAAATTGAATAATTTATATAGTACTTGTACTATGTTCCCACCTAGTGtcacaaaataaaattttagatATTGTATGATATTTTTGCAAGTGACGACAACGCATACTTTGTCCATTTTCCTTTTCTTATCTTCATTGTGTGGCATTGATACGAGACACTGTGTAAAGAGGGCGGAAAATTACCATCCAAACACTTGGAAGATAACAAGATTTCTAGCATAAGCAAGTTTTCCCCCCAGATAGTAGATAAATTCAAGTTCCCCTACTTCTTCGTTGATATTTCATTGTAATTCTATAAAGATTGCAAACTAAAAAAATGATCTGAGCGAAACGACATTATTATGAAATGAATGCTAAAGAAGGTGAGTGAATACGTATAACTTCATAAATAGTTCCCCTGCATGAAGTGAGGACTCTGATCGAACATACCTATGTCAATTTTTCATGTCTGGAATTGATGTTCCATTTTATCATTCTCGCTTGCCAAATGAACATGGCAATGTCACCCTAGCATTGCCCTCCCATCGATTACAACATCCCTGTTGAGAGTAAAACATGTTCGATACCTTGATTTTTTCTCTTATCATGTTTTTTTTATCTGTCCAAATCTTGATAGACAGAGTTACCTGATACCTATGTTGACGAGAGACAGCAGATACTCATGTACGCAAATTTGCTCGAACACCATCATTTTAAAACActgaacccaaaaaaaaaaaacaaagaggcATAAGTATTCCCTCTTGATCCAAAGAGTAATTCACATGGATATAGGAATTGATAAACAAGAAAATTTGACAAACAAAAAGTACATTATATTATACTAATATCCTTGAGGGAACTCCTTCATGAGGATGTTACTTCCACCATTTTATACTCTTTTTTGGGTTCGTTAGGGTACTCGGATGTACTACCTGTCCCTTACTATTGACTATGTTGTACTACAACTGTACTATTCTCTTCGTCAATTTGTTCCTCGTCAAACAATAACATTGCATGCAACTCTGTTTTAAAAGATGAAGGTCTTAACTAATTCAGATTAAGCGATTGTGAAATTTTGGGACTACTCTACTTAATTAACTGCAACATTTTCATCGTCAAAATTCTACATCATCTATTGGCCTAACCTTGTACAACGTTTTAAAAGACAAAAGTCCTAAACAATTCGGAGTAAGAGACAGTGAAATCTAATATTGCAACTTTATACTATATGCACACACAACCTAAAATAATTACCCGTAAATATCCATCTTAAACCTTATTACATCAGCTACATATTTGAGGCAGCTATTCAAATTTATATCTACTTTTTGCTCATCAATAGATCTATCTCCGGCGGTGGCATTTTCCCTCAATCTTCTTTCCTGACTTTTCTCTTCACGCAACTGTCCAGTTTCTCTCTTTCTTCCTCAATTTATTCATTTGATCAATTAATCATTAACTCTTGATTTTTATTGATTAAATGAATCCTAAAAAAATTCTGTTGATGCCTTTTGTATTGAAGCTTGTTGTCTCACTACTTGTGCCCAAGCTGTTAGTGAATCTTAGGATATTCGATTGATTGGATTTTCTGAGATTTGTTGTAAGAAAAATGAGATCCATCAATGACGaccttgaagcttgaaactcatAAGCTGGTTTGTTGAGTTTGTAGTTGTTTTGAATCGAAACTGACTAGCGGGTGTTTGAAATATTGATTAAAAATTGCGGCTAAATTTAAAGTAAACTTGATGGAGATTTTGGAGTTAATTACTGGAATGTGGGTCGAAAATGAGTTAAACTAGCAAATAATATGAAATGTATtatataccaaaatggtatattGTATACCACTTtgatatacaatatttaattCAGTCAAATACAATTTATTGCATAATATACAATTACAGTATATAGTAGTATACTGTTACAGTATATAGTATAATGTAACAGTATATTGTTGAATGAAGAACACAAGATACCATTGGTATATTGTATGCCATTTTGATATACAATATATAATTCAATACTATACAGTTTACTACAAATAATGTAACAATGTGCTGTCATAATTgagttatttttcatttttttaatttttctaacTGGGTTCTTTGTTTAAAAAATTTAACAATTCTCATGCTTTGTGCAGATTTTTTCTTAAAAGAAGTGTTTGATGGAGTTCCATGGACGTATTATTCACTGTATTAGAAGTAGATGTAGCAATAAATATAAAATAGTAATATACCTATTTGGTATATTTACATACCATGCTAGTATACTACTgtgtaaaatattttataataatattagAAACTAATATGCTATTTTATTATattgatatattatttttgtt
The DNA window shown above is from Nicotiana tomentosiformis chromosome 8, ASM39032v3, whole genome shotgun sequence and carries:
- the LOC104120145 gene encoding calcium-dependent protein kinase 29-like; this translates as MGICFTKDFWFKKWRLIPITSQKQPEKPSPPTPPPKPVIPSFNTMPRTNTSNIGPILGKPYVEITTLYDLDKELGRGQFGITYLCTDKSTGLKYACKSISTKKLVTPKDIEDVRREIMIMQYLSGQPNIVEFKGAYEDKSNLHLVMELCSGGELFDRITAKGNYSEKEAANIGRQIVNVVHVCNFMGVMHRDLKPENFLMVSKADDSPLKATDFGLSVFIEEGKVFKDIVGSAYYVAPEVLRYNYGTEIDIWSAGVILYILLSGFPPFSAETEEGIFEEILKGHVDLESPPWPFISASAKDLVKKMLTVDPKRRITAHQALEHPWLKKDGEASDKPIDSAVLVRMKQFRAMNKMKKLALKVIAENLSEEEIKGLKQMFSNIDTDGSGTITYEELKTGLSRLGSKLTEAEIKQLMEAADVDKSGTIDYIEFITATTHRHRLEREENLFKAFLYFDKDCSGFITRDELRHAMTEYGMGDEATIDEILDDVDTDKDGKINYDEFVAMMKRGTVDGEGNH
- the LOC104120144 gene encoding plastocyanin B'/B'', encoding MASVTSAAVTIPSFSGLKSGTCSKISNVAKMVSTNQTSKMVVKASVKDVGAVVVATAASAILASNALAIEVLLGSDDGGLAFVPGNFSVSAGEKITFKNNAGFPHNVVFDEDEIPAGVDASKISMSEEDLLNGPGETYSVTLSEKGTYTFYCAPHQGAGMVGKVTVN